The Thermoleophilum album genome contains a region encoding:
- a CDS encoding metal-sulfur cluster assembly factor: MDDRQLEHAEPREAARDEQGPPTVEEVREALTNVIDPELGLDFVELGLIYDIQVEGGEVYVTYTLTSPGCPIGPHIADQIEEFVSELPGVERVYPKLTFDPPWTPDMMSEDAKFALGY; encoded by the coding sequence GTGGACGATCGCCAGCTGGAGCATGCTGAGCCGCGAGAGGCGGCGCGCGACGAACAAGGGCCGCCGACAGTCGAAGAGGTCCGCGAAGCGCTGACAAACGTGATCGATCCCGAACTGGGGCTCGACTTCGTCGAGCTCGGGTTGATCTACGACATCCAGGTGGAGGGAGGCGAGGTCTATGTCACCTACACCCTCACCTCGCCCGGCTGCCCGATCGGTCCCCACATCGCCGACCAGATCGAAGAGTTCGTGAGCGAACTGCCGGGCGTCGAGCGGGTTTACCCGAAGCTCACCTTCGATCCGCCCTGGACGCCCGACATGATGAGCGAGGACGCGAAGTTCGCGCTCGGCTACTGA
- a CDS encoding NAD-dependent epimerase/dehydratase family protein: protein MRALVTGATGFVGSRLVREQLPRQRTVAAP, encoded by the coding sequence ATGCGGGCGCTGGTTACGGGAGCCACTGGTTTCGTCGGCTCCCGGCTCGTGCGCGAGCAGTTGCCGCGTCAGCGAACGGTGGCTGCCCCCTAG
- a CDS encoding NAD-dependent epimerase/dehydratase family protein, translating into MTDRAPSARNQLPGVAARVAAAAATWQGRRVAITGACGFIGRALRQRLEAAGAEVVGIDKRGRREAGVIAGDLALPGPWQDAIADCELVIHCAARVSNLGSRTQFWRDNVLALRRVIDAVAGRGARLVHLSSVRAFSDREFPDGVCEHQPVRPDGHLYVDTKIASEQVALQAHAAGEVVCTVIRPGDVWGPGSRPWTVLPVELIRRRRFMLPAWGRGLFSPVYVDNLVDGIVLATAEPRAAGRVFTITDGMAVPTRVFFAHYCRMLGVRGPLGGPTWLVRALTAVAGTFDRLKGLDSELSPAAVDYFLRYGSYSIDEARRVLGYAPRVDLAEGMRRTEAWLRERGLVGA; encoded by the coding sequence ATGACCGATCGAGCTCCGAGCGCGCGCAACCAGTTGCCGGGCGTGGCGGCACGGGTCGCCGCGGCCGCCGCTACCTGGCAAGGGCGCCGGGTCGCGATTACCGGCGCTTGCGGGTTCATCGGTCGGGCCTTGCGCCAGCGACTCGAGGCAGCCGGTGCCGAGGTCGTCGGCATCGACAAACGCGGAAGGCGCGAGGCGGGGGTGATCGCTGGCGATCTCGCCCTCCCTGGACCGTGGCAGGACGCAATCGCCGACTGCGAGCTCGTAATCCACTGCGCAGCGCGGGTTTCGAACCTTGGCTCGCGCACGCAGTTTTGGCGCGACAACGTGCTGGCCTTGCGGCGCGTGATCGATGCCGTGGCCGGACGCGGTGCACGCCTCGTGCACCTTTCCTCGGTGCGGGCTTTCTCGGACCGCGAGTTTCCCGACGGCGTTTGCGAGCACCAGCCGGTGCGACCGGACGGCCACTTGTACGTCGATACGAAGATCGCGTCGGAGCAGGTAGCTCTGCAGGCGCACGCGGCGGGCGAGGTGGTGTGCACGGTCATCCGACCGGGTGACGTTTGGGGGCCGGGATCGCGCCCCTGGACGGTGCTGCCGGTCGAGCTCATCCGACGGCGCCGTTTCATGCTGCCGGCGTGGGGTCGCGGGCTGTTTTCGCCGGTGTATGTCGACAACCTCGTCGACGGGATCGTGCTCGCCACGGCCGAGCCGCGCGCCGCCGGGCGGGTGTTCACGATCACCGACGGCATGGCGGTGCCGACGCGCGTCTTCTTCGCCCACTACTGCCGCATGCTCGGGGTGCGCGGGCCGCTTGGCGGACCGACGTGGCTGGTGCGCGCGCTGACGGCGGTCGCGGGCACGTTCGATCGACTCAAGGGGCTCGATAGCGAGCTGTCACCAGCCGCCGTCGACTACTTCCTGCGCTACGGCAGCTATTCGATCGACGAGGCACGGCGGGTGCTCGGGTACGCGCCGCGCGTCGACCTCGCCGAGGGCATGCGCCGCACTGAGGCGTGGTTGCGCGAGCGCGGGCTCGTCGGCGCTTAG
- a CDS encoding WS/DGAT/MGAT family O-acyltransferase, translating into MTTPVRLSPIDASFLHQERRASHMHIGGVLIFEGPAPDYEDLVAHILDRMRSLPRYRQRLVAPPLGLGRPFWADDPDFNIRYHVRHTALPPPGSEEQLRLLVGRIFSQRLDRSRPLWEAWLVEGLAGGRFALVSKTHHSVIDGVSGVDIATVLFDSDPLPARPRRPAPPLDPKRIGPLDLVGETVAGALRTPIELAGGALRSLQRPSESVRRLRDALEGVGEVAWATLNPAPDTPLNVRIGPHRRIVWVEATLDDFRLVKRQFGGTVNDVVLAAVSGALGRWLRRRGVATEGLELRALVPVSVRGEDEHGTLGNRIVAMRGPLPVYAWEPVERMRVVSEAMAHLKQSKQALGAGVIASLERFAPPTLLALASRLNFSTRLFNLIVTNVPGPQVPLYLLGREMLACIPVAFLPENHALAVAVMSYNGHLRFGLLGDWDAMFDLELLADDLEASIEELVSAARARERSARARAGAERGGNGAVSMRHRTRARSARSR; encoded by the coding sequence GTGACCACCCCTGTGCGCCTGTCACCGATCGACGCTTCTTTCTTGCACCAGGAGCGGCGCGCGTCGCACATGCACATCGGCGGCGTGCTGATCTTCGAAGGTCCGGCGCCCGACTACGAAGACTTGGTCGCGCACATCCTCGACCGCATGCGCTCGCTGCCGCGTTACCGGCAGCGGCTGGTCGCGCCACCGCTGGGACTCGGGCGACCGTTCTGGGCCGACGATCCGGACTTCAACATCCGCTACCACGTTCGCCATACAGCGCTGCCGCCACCCGGCTCGGAGGAACAGCTGAGGCTGTTGGTGGGGCGCATCTTTTCGCAACGCTTGGACCGCAGCAGGCCGCTTTGGGAAGCGTGGCTTGTGGAGGGGCTGGCGGGCGGTCGTTTCGCGCTCGTCTCGAAGACGCACCACTCGGTCATCGACGGAGTGTCGGGCGTCGACATCGCGACCGTGCTGTTCGACAGCGACCCGCTGCCGGCACGCCCCCGTCGGCCGGCTCCGCCGCTCGACCCCAAGCGGATCGGTCCGCTCGATCTCGTCGGCGAGACGGTCGCCGGGGCGCTGCGCACGCCGATCGAGTTGGCGGGCGGCGCGCTGCGATCGCTGCAGCGTCCGAGCGAGAGCGTGCGGCGCCTTCGTGACGCTCTAGAGGGCGTCGGGGAGGTGGCCTGGGCGACCCTCAACCCCGCCCCCGACACGCCGCTCAACGTCCGCATCGGCCCGCACCGGCGGATCGTTTGGGTGGAAGCCACGCTCGACGACTTCCGTCTCGTCAAGCGGCAGTTCGGCGGTACCGTCAACGACGTCGTGTTAGCCGCCGTGAGCGGCGCCCTCGGCCGTTGGCTTCGGCGCCGTGGCGTTGCCACCGAGGGGCTCGAGCTGCGGGCGCTGGTGCCGGTTTCGGTGCGCGGTGAGGACGAGCACGGGACGCTCGGCAACCGCATCGTCGCGATGCGCGGACCGCTGCCCGTGTACGCATGGGAACCGGTCGAGCGGATGCGCGTCGTCAGCGAGGCGATGGCGCACCTCAAGCAGTCGAAGCAGGCGCTCGGCGCCGGGGTGATCGCCTCGCTCGAGCGCTTCGCTCCGCCGACTCTGCTGGCCCTCGCCTCACGCCTGAACTTCTCGACACGCCTCTTCAACCTGATCGTTACGAACGTGCCCGGCCCGCAGGTACCGCTTTACCTGCTTGGTCGCGAGATGCTTGCCTGCATCCCCGTCGCTTTCCTACCCGAGAACCATGCACTCGCAGTGGCGGTGATGAGCTACAACGGTCACCTGCGCTTCGGCTTGCTCGGCGACTGGGATGCGATGTTCGATCTCGAGCTGCTCGCGGACGACCTCGAGGCGAGCATCGAGGAGCTCGTCAGCGCCGCGCGCGCCCGCGAGCGCAGCGCGCGGGCGCGCGCTGGGGCGGAGCGGGGCGGCAACGGCGCGGTCAGCATGCGCCACAGAACGCGTGCGCGATCTGCCCGCTCACGGTAG
- a CDS encoding beta-class carbonic anhydrase, with protein sequence MSEIDQAVERNRAAGVSGLGEIPPPPRRKLAVVTCMDARIDVHRLLGLEPGDAHVIRNAGGVVTDDVIRSVAVSQRKLGTREVMVVQHTGCGMIGLSDDEFRSELERETGVRPAWSAEGFSDLEQEVRQGVERLRRSPFLLHRDAIAGFVLELESGLLRRVV encoded by the coding sequence ATGAGCGAGATCGATCAGGCAGTGGAACGCAACCGCGCCGCCGGTGTCAGCGGGTTGGGCGAGATCCCGCCGCCGCCGCGGCGCAAACTGGCGGTGGTCACCTGCATGGACGCACGCATCGACGTCCACCGGCTGCTCGGGTTGGAACCGGGCGATGCGCACGTGATCCGCAACGCCGGCGGCGTCGTTACGGACGACGTGATCAGATCGGTGGCGGTCTCCCAGCGCAAGCTGGGGACCCGCGAGGTGATGGTCGTCCAGCACACCGGGTGCGGGATGATCGGGCTCTCCGACGACGAGTTTCGGTCGGAGCTCGAGCGGGAGACGGGCGTGCGGCCAGCGTGGTCAGCGGAAGGCTTCAGCGACCTCGAGCAGGAGGTGCGACAAGGCGTCGAGCGGCTACGCCGCAGCCCCTTCCTGCTGCACCGCGACGCGATCGCGGGCTTCGTTTTGGAACTCGAGAGCGGGTTGCTGCGGCGCGTCGTCTAG
- a CDS encoding FxsA family protein yields MPLLWLAGLFIALPLAELYVILRVGDWLGVVPTIALLAGDSLLGAILLRSQGRSVWRRFRAALAEGRVPHREVQEGVMVIFGGAFLITPGFITDVVGLLLLLPPTRALIRRLAVRWLRRRLFVERVVVRQREL; encoded by the coding sequence ATGCCACTGCTTTGGCTCGCTGGCCTCTTCATCGCGCTGCCGCTCGCCGAGCTCTACGTGATCTTGCGTGTCGGCGACTGGCTCGGGGTAGTCCCGACGATTGCGCTTCTAGCGGGCGACTCGCTGCTCGGCGCGATCCTCTTGCGCAGCCAGGGACGGTCGGTTTGGCGGCGTTTTCGCGCCGCGCTCGCGGAGGGCCGGGTACCGCACCGGGAGGTGCAGGAGGGGGTGATGGTGATCTTCGGCGGCGCCTTCTTGATCACCCCCGGGTTCATCACTGACGTGGTTGGCCTGCTGTTGCTACTGCCACCCACGCGGGCGCTCATTAGGCGCTTGGCGGTGCGTTGGTTGCGGCGGCGGCTGTTCGTCGAGCGGGTAGTCGTGCGCCAGCGGGAGTTATGA
- a CDS encoding 4-hydroxy-3-methylbut-2-enyl diphosphate reductase has product MASGESHVVAPVRPERVLLASPRGYCAGVDRAVETVERALELYGPPVYVRKEIVHNKHVVETLRKRGAVFVDDENEVPEGEVVVFSAHGVAPSVQENARRRRLRTIDATCPLVTKVHVEARKFAAEGYTIVLIGHEGHEEVEGTMGEAPDHIVLVETEEDVDALEVEDPERVAYLTQTTLSVDETKRIIQRLRERFPNVVGPKSDDICYATTNRQMAVRELARQCDLVLVIGSRNSSNSNRLVEVARAHGAEAHLIDNESQVREEWLEGKRVVGITSGASAPEELVQRLVAWFRARGVDQVEELRTVEENVRFMLPREIRKALAERELPLAPTS; this is encoded by the coding sequence GTGGCCAGCGGCGAGTCGCATGTAGTCGCACCAGTGCGTCCCGAGCGCGTCTTGCTGGCGTCGCCGCGCGGCTACTGCGCCGGCGTCGACCGCGCGGTCGAGACCGTCGAGCGCGCACTCGAGCTGTACGGGCCACCGGTCTACGTGCGCAAGGAGATCGTGCACAACAAGCACGTCGTAGAGACCTTGCGCAAGCGCGGGGCGGTGTTCGTCGACGACGAGAACGAGGTGCCGGAGGGGGAGGTCGTCGTCTTCTCGGCTCACGGCGTGGCGCCGTCGGTTCAGGAGAACGCACGCCGGCGACGCCTGCGCACGATCGACGCGACCTGTCCGCTCGTCACCAAGGTGCACGTGGAGGCGCGCAAGTTCGCCGCCGAGGGCTACACGATCGTGTTGATCGGGCACGAAGGCCATGAAGAGGTCGAGGGCACGATGGGGGAGGCTCCCGACCACATCGTGCTCGTCGAGACCGAGGAGGACGTCGACGCGCTCGAGGTCGAGGACCCGGAGCGCGTCGCTTATCTCACCCAGACGACGCTCTCGGTCGACGAGACGAAACGCATCATCCAGCGCCTGCGTGAGCGCTTTCCGAACGTCGTCGGGCCGAAGTCCGACGACATCTGTTACGCGACGACCAACCGCCAAATGGCGGTGCGCGAGCTCGCGCGACAGTGCGATCTGGTGCTCGTGATCGGTTCGCGCAACTCCTCGAACTCGAATCGCCTGGTCGAGGTCGCGCGCGCCCACGGCGCCGAGGCGCACCTGATCGACAACGAGAGCCAGGTCCGCGAGGAGTGGCTGGAGGGCAAGCGTGTGGTGGGGATAACGTCCGGCGCCAGCGCCCCTGAAGAGCTTGTGCAGCGGCTGGTCGCGTGGTTCCGCGCGCGCGGTGTCGATCAGGTCGAGGAGCTCCGCACCGTCGAGGAGAACGTCCGTTTCATGCTGCCGCGCGAGATTCGCAAGGCGCTCGCAGAGCGCGAGCTGCCGCTCGCACCCACCAGCTGA
- a CDS encoding LamG-like jellyroll fold domain-containing protein encodes MRADYDGFPNGTWQSLGGKDLDDGRWHHVLVVRDLTGSGRWRAFVDGADTGVTRETSSTSLLRGNYFSVGEVNSQLELPRGGPLALDEFAFYTRALTSSLTGYQDALERYKRILKYDSGEKFHVLSAAAMTDFYIPGWGLETSNSLNGSTASDGGGDPAPFAAANPDLANIPGSNPLDHLTLDYLGPTYPVAPSNPSVRAGTPALDTEFLSARGNASDNVYANDSDAMEDRQRYGRKVYARVAHTDDGTVWLQYWFFYYFNPSNTGGSIGAHESDWEMVQIHLDRNLRPVETAYAQHNTGQRCPWDAVEKVEDRPVVYVAESSHASYYGPDRIPGLPDPRTAEHADGRGGTLDTAELVRIQDEKLPRWLQWPGRWGDSKAQVPSIESDSPQGPAFQVAKWRAPSSWANGLRSC; translated from the coding sequence GTGCGCGCCGACTACGACGGCTTCCCGAACGGCACCTGGCAATCCCTAGGGGGCAAAGACCTCGATGACGGTCGCTGGCACCACGTGCTCGTAGTGCGCGACCTCACCGGCAGCGGCCGCTGGCGCGCCTTCGTGGATGGCGCCGACACCGGCGTGACACGCGAGACGTCGTCGACGTCGCTGCTGCGCGGCAACTACTTCTCCGTAGGCGAAGTCAACAGCCAACTCGAGCTCCCGCGCGGTGGCCCGCTGGCTCTCGACGAGTTCGCTTTCTACACGCGGGCTCTTACAAGCTCGCTCACCGGCTATCAGGACGCGTTGGAGCGCTACAAGCGGATCCTCAAGTACGATAGCGGCGAAAAGTTCCACGTCCTGTCCGCCGCAGCGATGACCGACTTTTATATTCCTGGTTGGGGACTCGAGACGAGCAATAGCCTGAACGGATCGACTGCTTCCGATGGCGGTGGCGATCCCGCGCCTTTCGCTGCAGCGAACCCAGATCTCGCCAACATACCCGGCTCTAACCCGCTCGACCATCTGACGCTCGACTATCTCGGGCCCACCTACCCCGTCGCCCCGTCGAACCCCTCGGTCCGCGCCGGCACCCCCGCGCTCGACACGGAGTTTCTCTCCGCCCGCGGCAACGCGTCGGACAATGTCTACGCCAACGACTCCGACGCGATGGAGGACCGCCAAAGGTATGGCCGTAAGGTCTACGCACGCGTCGCCCACACCGACGACGGCACCGTATGGCTCCAGTATTGGTTCTTCTACTACTTCAACCCAAGTAACACTGGCGGCTCGATCGGCGCTCACGAAAGCGACTGGGAGATGGTCCAGATCCACCTCGATCGCAATCTCCGCCCCGTCGAGACCGCCTACGCCCAACACAACACGGGCCAACGCTGCCCCTGGGACGCGGTCGAAAAGGTCGAGGACAGGCCCGTCGTCTACGTTGCCGAATCATCGCACGCGTCCTACTATGGGCCTGATCGCATACCGGGCCTTCCCGACCCGCGCACTGCCGAACACGCCGACGGGCGCGGCGGCACCCTCGACACAGCCGAACTCGTGCGCATCCAAGACGAAAAGCTACCCCGCTGGCTCCAATGGCCGGGGCGGTGGGGTGATTCGAAGGCGCAGGTGCCATCTATCGAATCAGACAGTCCACAAGGTCCGGCCTTCCAGGTTGCCAAGTGGAGAGCCCCCTCCAGCTGGGCGAATGGCCTCCGATCGTGCTGA
- a CDS encoding thermonuclease family protein has translation MDRRLRVLPRAQSATRTLPGIVALAALAAALASGCASPADEAGRGRAGARAGDHARSAVTAEKARVQARRAGRTHEARAAGNGTIPRGARADVVAYVVDGDTVALARLGRARLIGIDTPEVYGQVECYGRQASAFTKRLLAPGTRVYVQLGTEPRDRYGRALVYLWRRDGLFVNRELALRGYAQQLTIPPNVEYADLFRRAVAAARAAGRGLWGRACAGGSAAPTVRRPSFARRSRGYRAAGGTLGGRASVGDKDCSDFRTQAAAQAYFDAHGGSPTNNVDRLDGADHDGRVCETLP, from the coding sequence ATGGATAGGAGATTGAGGGTGCTGCCGCGCGCGCAGTCAGCGACACGGACGCTGCCGGGCATCGTTGCCCTCGCCGCCCTCGCCGCGGCGCTCGCCAGCGGCTGCGCAAGTCCCGCCGACGAGGCGGGGCGTGGGCGTGCGGGGGCGCGCGCGGGCGACCACGCCCGCAGCGCCGTGACGGCCGAGAAGGCGCGCGTCCAGGCGCGCAGGGCAGGGCGCACGCACGAAGCGCGTGCGGCAGGCAACGGGACAATCCCGCGCGGGGCGCGCGCCGACGTAGTCGCCTACGTCGTCGACGGCGACACCGTCGCGCTCGCACGCCTCGGCCGTGCGCGCCTGATCGGCATCGACACACCCGAGGTCTACGGTCAAGTCGAGTGCTACGGGCGCCAAGCAAGCGCCTTCACCAAACGGCTGTTGGCTCCCGGGACTCGCGTTTACGTTCAGCTCGGGACCGAGCCGCGCGACCGCTACGGCCGCGCGCTCGTCTACCTATGGCGCCGCGACGGCCTGTTCGTCAACCGCGAACTCGCTCTGCGCGGCTACGCCCAGCAGCTCACGATCCCGCCCAACGTCGAGTACGCCGACCTCTTCCGGCGCGCGGTCGCCGCGGCGCGCGCCGCCGGGCGGGGACTTTGGGGGCGGGCCTGCGCTGGCGGCAGCGCGGCGCCGACCGTGCGCAGACCGTCGTTCGCGCGGCGGTCGCGTGGCTACCGCGCCGCCGGCGGCACCCTCGGCGGGCGCGCATCCGTGGGCGACAAAGACTGCTCGGACTTCCGCACCCAAGCCGCCGCCCAGGCCTACTTCGACGCTCATGGTGGCAGCCCGACCAACAACGTCGACCGCCTCGACGGTGCCGACCACGACGGGCGCGTCTGCGAAACCTTGCCGTGA
- a CDS encoding LamG domain-containing protein: MTGHNVPLAAARAGAVTPKSPSDPRERDRLLPLQNEVNPFLQIDSSYLIAPSRSGDYAALSRLGDRGPFTIEAWVRPNRSYGRDLPCGDPVPAPNNCGFVLPVAGVGGSWQLGWAGTAAARGREGSWVHDQTPGPSIGANGWTFTIYDGYDCHGQPDCLPDNRHYQTAHRLQTTMPIEAGTWYYLVATYDGDTMSLYLNGTKLAEKQIGTLGAVYTPSGFFRLGTASDEEGQGNEGVSDSCNCTVLDGALDEVAYYTRALSADEIYAHYEAARVDPLTSPMGPPSVYRDGVADDAPYIWFPFDEHHVEPTSRATCYPCQSFERTTQESAGQIFTPARAVRGPSFPLGRNDTGIQFDGGGHVSTTRGPRFPLPADLQDISIETWIKTTPDTPATQAFFAMPTCSGCVGMVGLRLN; the protein is encoded by the coding sequence GTGACCGGCCATAACGTGCCGCTCGCAGCCGCGCGCGCCGGGGCGGTAACGCCAAAATCGCCAAGCGATCCCCGTGAGCGCGACCGGCTCCTCCCGCTCCAGAACGAGGTAAACCCGTTTCTGCAGATCGACTCCAGCTATCTGATAGCCCCCTCTAGAAGCGGGGACTACGCGGCGCTCTCGAGGCTAGGCGACCGCGGCCCTTTCACCATCGAGGCTTGGGTACGTCCCAACCGCTCGTACGGAAGGGACCTTCCGTGCGGTGACCCAGTCCCCGCCCCGAATAACTGCGGGTTCGTGTTGCCGGTAGCGGGCGTGGGCGGGTCCTGGCAGCTTGGTTGGGCGGGTACTGCAGCCGCGCGTGGGCGTGAGGGGTCGTGGGTGCACGACCAGACCCCCGGCCCCTCCATCGGTGCGAACGGTTGGACGTTCACAATCTACGACGGCTACGACTGTCACGGTCAGCCCGATTGCCTACCTGATAACCGTCACTACCAGACTGCTCATCGCCTACAGACAACCATGCCGATCGAAGCAGGGACTTGGTATTACCTCGTTGCTACCTACGACGGCGACACAATGTCGTTGTACCTCAACGGTACGAAGCTCGCCGAAAAGCAGATCGGTACGCTCGGAGCCGTTTACACCCCCTCGGGGTTCTTCCGACTGGGAACTGCGTCCGACGAGGAGGGTCAAGGGAACGAGGGCGTTTCCGACAGCTGTAATTGCACAGTCCTCGACGGGGCGCTGGACGAGGTTGCCTACTACACGCGAGCCCTCAGTGCCGACGAGATCTACGCTCATTACGAAGCTGCCCGGGTCGACCCGCTTACCTCACCCATGGGACCGCCATCTGTGTACCGTGACGGTGTCGCAGATGACGCCCCCTACATTTGGTTCCCGTTCGACGAGCACCACGTCGAGCCGACTAGCCGCGCAACCTGCTATCCATGCCAGAGCTTTGAACGCACGACGCAAGAATCGGCCGGACAGATCTTCACACCGGCGCGCGCAGTGCGTGGTCCGTCTTTTCCCCTCGGTCGAAACGACACAGGTATTCAATTCGACGGTGGGGGACACGTCTCGACTACTCGCGGGCCACGATTCCCCCTACCTGCCGATTTGCAAGACATATCGATCGAGACCTGGATCAAGACGACGCCCGATACCCCAGCCACTCAAGCCTTCTTCGCGATGCCGACCTGCTCCGGCTGTGTTGGCATGGTCGGCTTGCGCCTGAACTAG
- a CDS encoding lipoate--protein ligase family protein: protein MHEHALLVRASLADPVLDFALSHALLEAVAAGELPAVVRVARAPRALALSKLDLHAPRAEAAARIAVAAGFRPVVRLAGGRATALSEGVVELAVAVPDPDPRRRLHARFAEHAELIAAALRSLGVDAVRRELAGEWCPGAYSVAAGQRVKLAGLGQRIVSGAAYVGAVIVAEGAAALRDLLVPVYRVLGLPFDPATVGSVADELGSGEETAPAVAAALVAAYGQRWSLSEAELDGTLLARARELAEQHLPPWERGRGELPSEAARTEVLGEPY, encoded by the coding sequence ATGCACGAGCACGCACTGCTCGTTCGCGCCTCGCTGGCTGATCCCGTGCTCGACTTCGCGTTGTCGCACGCTCTGCTCGAGGCGGTAGCGGCCGGTGAGCTCCCCGCGGTCGTGCGTGTCGCACGCGCACCGCGCGCGCTCGCCCTCTCCAAGCTCGACCTGCACGCTCCCCGCGCCGAAGCGGCCGCCCGGATCGCCGTTGCGGCGGGGTTCAGGCCGGTAGTGCGGCTCGCCGGGGGCCGCGCCACGGCGCTCTCCGAGGGCGTCGTGGAGCTCGCCGTCGCCGTGCCCGACCCTGATCCGAGGCGGCGATTGCACGCCCGCTTCGCCGAGCACGCCGAGCTGATCGCCGCTGCTCTGCGCAGTCTCGGTGTCGACGCGGTGCGCCGAGAGCTCGCCGGCGAATGGTGCCCGGGCGCTTACAGCGTCGCGGCCGGCCAGCGCGTCAAACTCGCGGGCCTCGGGCAACGGATTGTGTCGGGTGCGGCGTATGTCGGGGCCGTGATCGTGGCGGAAGGCGCCGCTGCGCTGCGCGACCTGCTGGTCCCCGTTTATCGCGTGCTCGGCTTGCCGTTCGACCCCGCGACCGTTGGCAGCGTCGCCGACGAACTGGGCAGCGGCGAGGAGACGGCACCGGCCGTGGCCGCCGCCCTCGTCGCCGCGTACGGCCAGCGCTGGTCGCTGAGCGAGGCGGAGTTGGATGGCACGCTGCTGGCGCGCGCCCGCGAGCTCGCCGAGCAGCACTTGCCGCCCTGGGAGCGCGGCCGCGGGGAGCTCCCGAGTGAGGCTGCTCGAACGGAGGTCCTCGGCGAGCCCTACTGA
- a CDS encoding HAD family hydrolase — translation MSDGNRSAERTLPSALISDFGGVLTTPLDRGFRAYERESGLPLAELGEAIARVAARIGENPVYRLERGELTEREFAQLLEAELDGRFDYVRLRELYFAHLEPNLEMVEFVAELRRRSVRTALLTNNVREWEQRWRAVVPAVAELFQVIVDSSRVGSRKPERAIYELTLAQLGVEASEAVFVDDVEINCQAAAELGLATVHFRSSEQALAELAALFGVTQAPRKAPRNSRAPSEQAPSTHEQGQAPSTHEQAQASRKT, via the coding sequence ATGAGCGACGGGAATCGGAGCGCCGAGCGGACGCTGCCGTCCGCGTTGATCTCCGATTTTGGTGGCGTGTTGACCACCCCACTCGACCGCGGCTTCCGCGCCTACGAGCGCGAATCCGGGCTACCGCTGGCAGAGCTCGGGGAAGCGATCGCCCGAGTGGCCGCTCGCATCGGCGAAAACCCCGTCTACCGCCTGGAGCGCGGCGAACTCACGGAGCGCGAGTTCGCCCAGCTGCTTGAGGCCGAGCTGGACGGTCGCTTCGACTACGTCCGCCTGCGCGAGCTCTACTTCGCGCATCTCGAGCCCAACCTGGAGATGGTCGAGTTCGTCGCAGAGCTGCGCCGTCGCAGCGTACGCACGGCGCTCCTGACCAACAACGTGCGCGAGTGGGAGCAGCGGTGGCGGGCGGTGGTACCAGCAGTCGCAGAGTTGTTCCAGGTGATCGTCGACTCCTCGCGCGTCGGCTCACGCAAGCCCGAGCGCGCGATCTACGAGTTGACGCTGGCGCAGCTCGGTGTCGAAGCGAGCGAGGCGGTGTTCGTCGACGACGTCGAGATCAACTGCCAGGCCGCGGCCGAGCTTGGCTTGGCAACGGTGCACTTTCGCTCGAGCGAACAGGCCCTAGCGGAGTTGGCCGCGCTGTTCGGCGTCACGCAAGCGCCGCGCAAAGCGCCCCGCAACTCCCGAGCGCCGAGCGAGCAAGCGCCCAGCACGCACGAGCAGGGGCAAGCGCCCAGCACGCACGAACAAGCGCAAGCCTCCCGCAAAACGTAG